A stretch of DNA from Acropora palmata chromosome 12, jaAcrPala1.3, whole genome shotgun sequence:
AAACTGGAActgtaaaaacaacaatttattgCTGTTCTTAGACGCgcagcaaataaaaatttatgaCCTGTTCCAGCCTTCGGCTGGCCCCGGTAgaaaatgagacgattttgaaaattggcaaaaaggccattatgcaaaggatATAGCCTTTGCTAAATGCCtagtttaggtcaaaaattaaaattgcttaagggcctgattacatggtgaatttcagcccgggctgaaatttcgctccgcccaccgggctgaaatattgttgcgattacatgctcaattttagcccgggcgcaaaacgcaaatttccgtgagaaagtttactgaggtgcgaaaacacaatagatacgcatgctcacgctcctttttcagcccgggctgaaaaaatgatagcgattacatggatttttcagcccggttggccgggctgaaaatcctagcccggtttgagaataccgggctaggattttcagcccgggctgaattgcgccccgggctgaatccctctccatgtaatcgacaacttggttttcagaggatttgcttcagaagccggtctgaaatttcagcccgggatgaaactcaccatgtaatcgggccctaaGACAGGCCAAAAACGACTCGACATGCACATTAGAGTTGGTTGTTGCAAAAGATACGGCCCTaaaaaaaacaggtaatattcgaaaaatgaaataatttaaaaaaatcgtaaattaaaatgctgtagcctttgcaaaatggtcagtttgggtcaacaattgaaaatgacaaaaatgagAGTTGTTataaaacggctcgaaaaaaaaacagctaccATTCGAAAAAAATGAGTAGCAATATTTTACTTGAATGCTACTGGAAGCTGTTGGATAATCTTCGGCTGTGTTGGCCTCATTAGGGAGGGCTGAGACTTAATATTAACTTAGTACTACTACTCCCCTCTGCAAAAACTACTCcaactgctactgctactgtagtctccttcgcagccgtctttcaggatgtcacgcaacgctcccccgaaaggagcgttgcgtgacatccagaaagacggctgcgaaggagactactgctactgctactccCACTGCTGCCCCAACTGCTACTGCTtaatgcaaaatggtcaaaatgGCGAATAAGAATTCAATTGAGCCAGCGATGCATCTGAGCATCCTCAAGCGagaggaaaatttcaagcgtTCCGATATTAAAACTAAGATCTACGAAAGACCGGTAAGTGCTTCACAGTAACAAAGAATTGTATTTAAAATATAATGAATGGAATTTCCCACTAACCTTaaaattttttcttgcaaCTCGCCTCAGAAACAACTTCAATTCCACGCTAATACCCTCTCTTtgatagccaatcagaccgcGAGTTTGCCTTTTTAGCAATGCAATTCTATTAGAAATTGTTATTTCATTGATTCCTTTAACGTTGTCATACAAGACTACTGGTGAGAAGGATAAGACCTTCATTAAAAGTTATCTTATATTCAAGAgagctctttttgttttttggtatTAATTTTCAAGGGGAAACTTTGAAATCTCCATAAAGGCCCATGCGGAAATGACGGTAAGGAGCTTAACTAGCCATGACGGCAAGGGCGCCAAGAACGTCATAAATGGCCATATTTAACGttgaaaacaagcaattttgcacgctttgcaagtacagtttttcaatttagtgCATGGATAACCACAGTGTAACAGCTTCTGTCTATACATGGTTTTATGGTTTTGTTCATCACTCGAAATATACAGCATCTTTAATTGACCTTTCAGTGTGACCGTAAAATGAAACTGAATACATGCTTACCAATCCACAAAGTGATACGCCGAGAAAGACTAATGACTCTGATCTGCTGCCTTCCATTATAAATAAAAGTGAGTTTAGCACATTCCTCCGTCATGAGCAAAATTCATGCAAGGGTGATTATTTCGAAAGTTATTGGCttacttcaaaatgaaggaaaaggaggataaaaaagaaaacaaagcgtTAGGTGATGAACAAGGGCTAAGATGTCACAAGTTGGAAGCAAGACAAGGCTCTGAGCTCGGGTTGTCTGTGGCATAGTTTACCGTTGATTTCGAAACCCATCCTTATATTAACTGTGGATCGTGAGGCCTTACAGTTTGTGGAGGGAACTTTCAACTTTCAATGGTAGCCCATGCAGAAATGACTCTAAGGAGCTTAAGTAAGCTAGGCGGCTAGGGAGGGAGACGAGAACGTGACAAAATTGCATTGATATTTAACGATGACAACGAGCAGTTTTGCACTTTTTGTAAgtgcatttttcaattaagAACATTTCGCGGCCGTTCTCTTCCAATAAACGacttgaaatgacctgttttgcagttgcaGTAGAGGACCtgacttgacttgacttgacttgTTTTATTCCTTGTTATCTCCAAACCATTGATAGCAATTTCATTCCAGCATAACTGGAACGCATTTTTCAcgcataatatttttaaataaacgaGAAATGATTTTTGCATGAAGTTTCCGCTGCCGTCTGCGTTGTGGTTTCCTAAGCTCCCTTTTTAACGATCAGTGCGCACAGGGAGTTGTGCCAGTCCATAGTCCACAGTCTCCTGTCCGCAATCCATGTTTTATACTTATTGGTTataaaagggaaaattttCCGAATGACCTTTCGTTTTCCATATGCAAATCAATTCGTGGAAAGATACTAGAAACCAGTCAGAGTTTACTTAGTTTGCTTTGTCCACAAGTTATATTTCTTACAAAGAATTGCTCTGAAAAAGGAAATGCGATTGTTTTCAGATCTTTAACATACTAAAATATATTCTAAAAATTCTTAGCTCCAGAAATATTCGTAACGTTTCCTTaaaatttcggaaatttcagcccTAGAGATGATTACATGGCAAATTTCAGCCTGGGCTgaaatattcttaaaaaaaaaaattattcttattaaagCGAAAACAAACCGATTGTACAGACTTTTTATGTGGTAAATTGGTTTTAGCTGCgaattcattttgatcaatatggaaagaaaagattattaaaaaaactatgaatgtcatcttttaaaatttcttaatttttcttttggtgaaacGTTCGGTAGCGAAAACCAACTGTAAAAATTTCTGTGAATCAAAGGGCTATGAACGGAATTAGTGAGTCTCTCTAGTGACGATTTCGAGGAATCCTGGGACTCAAGCACCAtgttgtcatgtattcatctTTATTTTGTGCTTCATTatgtaatattttattttgagtgCGCACTGAGCAGTGCCAGTCCATGGTCCACAGTCTCCTGTCCGCAATCCATGTTTTATACTTATTGGTTataaaagggaaaattttCCGAATGACCTTTCGTTTTCCATATGCAAATCAATTCGTGGAAAGATACTAGAAACCAGTCAGAGTTTACTTAGTTTGCTTTGTACCACAGTAGCTGCAAATAAAACCAAGCGatcgtccatttgtttttgctgagAATCTTTCAATAACAGGTGAGTGCTAAATACCACTCAATTACTCGCAGTGTTTTGCAAACGAACTAAGGTTACAAAATTACCTTTTCGCGTCTGAAAAGCAAACCAATGAGGTTTTCAACGCAACGTTTTTACTGTCACGTGAAGAGGATTTGTAAAATTGTCAAGTCAAATGCTAAAAAATGATGAGCATAGATTTAAGCTCAGTCAAATCACTTTGATGAAACAAAAGTatagttttatcaaacgagttgatgaaggttcgctctgacaaagggctaacgctcgcaACGTTAGCTTTACAAATCTTTCAACATCTATCAACTCGttcgataaaaccaaatttttgtttcactcttccACTGACgtagtaccacagtttctcgAGAAACAAGATATCCACTTTTatgaaacgttttcaagtgTGGATCACGCTTTGAAAATTGCCGAACGAAATTCAATGCATCAGGCTCTCaatgattattttcaaaagtgtattttcttgtaatcATCAAGCCAGTTAGATTGTGTCgaatcattttgtttctcctaTGCATGTTATTCTAAGTTACAAATGGACATGCGGGCTTTTGTACCAACGTCGCAAAAATGTTGATGGAAACATGGTTGCAAACCATGATGATAAGAGGAAGTTATAGTCCGATAACAAATGATTTAGTTAGACGAGTCTAACTCAGCAATTCTCTTAAAATCTTTATAAGTTTGCTTTAATCTcgttttgaagcaaagttgtTCTACTCTAAAAATCTTATGATTGCTAAATGCATGGTAATTCGGCATAAGTGTCTATCACGAGCGATGCTGCGTGACATGAAACTCTAACTACGTCACAAAAGAGTGAGTTCTAAGCCATTAGCGAAATCTATGCAACAGGGATCATTTCGAGAATTTAGACTtgagaatgaaagaaaagtgaaaaaactgAACAACCAAACcacgtttttaataaataagcAAGGACTTAGATGTTTTAGGAAAGAAACAATACACCATAGTgctaaaacaaaagagttttcgtctgtcattattattttattttctttattataaAGTCATTTTAACCCCCTCAATGCAGTTGGGCTCTACTCTGGCACAATTTTAAATACTTTTAAACTTCTTCGTTACTCAAATCAATTCGtcgaaagatatgagaagGTAACTACATTTGAGCGCACTTGCCTTTCTTTCAGCTGCCGTTACGTAGCTGCAACACAAACCAGTCGATCGtccgtttgtttttttgtttgtttgctttttttattttgagaatCTCTGAGTGCTAAAAAATGCACTACGATGAACAGCGTGCACTAGCATCGACTGAAACATTTGTCGTATAACCTACCTTTGTCTTCACAGTTAGTAGTGACTATATCGTGTGCACCTTTTCCCCAGAAGCAAACCTGAGATTATCAAGAACACAATCTcattaaaaagtaaaaagccTCATAATTTACAATTTCAATTCTCAGAATTGTGGAATACCACAATTTTATCCGTGGAAGTAAACAAACGCAAGTGCATGACTTCCGCCCCAAACGTTTCAACACAAGACGCCATAGAAGAAGTAgcaacaacaaaggaaattcCGAAAAGTTTTCACGCTGCCGTGGCGTCTGTGTCCGGCTTTGCCTGTTTGATATACATTCATTTACTTATCAATCTTTTTTAACAGTCTTGTCAAGAAGAATGGATGACAAGGCAGAAACAGAAAAAGCCTCTAACAATCACGGTGCAGATTTCCACTCACGGGGTGAATTAGGAAAAACCATTGAGTCTtatgaaaaagatttggaaattgcaatagaaatcggtgatcggctCAGAGAAGGAAACGCTTATGGAAATATCGGTAACGCTTACCGCTTACTGGGTGACTTACGAAGAGcaattgagtatcatgaaaagaaTTCGAGACTTGCAATAGAAATAGGTGATCGAGCTGGAGAAGGagaagcctatggaaatctcggttgcGCTTACGACTCAATGAGTGACTTCCacaaagccattgagtatcatgaaaaatatctgAAAATTGCCATAGAAATCGGTGACCTAGACGGAAAAGGACGGGCCAGTGGAGGCCTCGGTAATGCCTACGACTCACTAGGTGATttccaaaaagccattgagtatcatgaaaatgctttaaaaCTGGCAAAAGAAATCGATGATAAAGAAGGCGAAGGAgtagcctatggaaatctcggtaatgctttcttttcattgggtgacttccgaaaagccattgagtgtcatggaaaacatttgaaaattgcaatggaaatCGGTCTTCTAGGCGGAGAAGGAACGGCCTATGGAAAtatcggtaatgcttaccacgCACTGGCTGACTTTCAGAAAGCCATTGATTATCACCAAAGGGCCCTTGAAACTGCAATAGAAACCGCTGATCGAGAAGGAGAAGGAAtggcctatggaaatctcggcaaTGCTTGCAActcattgggtgacttccaAAAAGCTCTTGATTATCataaaaagcatttgaaaattgcaagaaaaatcGGTCATAGAGCCGGGGAAGGAAcggcctatggaaatctcggttatACGTACCGTTCACTGGGTAATttccaaaaagccattgaatatcatgaaaaagatttgaaaattgcagtaGAGATCGGTGATAGGGCCGGAGAAGGCACGGcgtatggaaatctcggttatGCTTATCgttcactgggtgacttccgacAAGCTATCAAATATCATGaagaacatttgaaaattgcaaaaggaatcggtgatcgggccggagaaggaaaagcctatggaaatctcggtaatgcttaccagtcactgggagATTTCCGGAAAGCTATTGAATATCATGaagaacatttgaaaattgcaaaaaaagtcggtgatcgggccggagaaggaagagcttaTGGAAGTCTTGGTAATGCGTACCAGTCagtgggtgactatcaaaaagccattgattatcatgaaaaacgtttgaaaattgcaagagaaatcggtgatcgggccggagcaGGAGCaacctatggaaatctcggtattgtcTACAAGTCACTGCGTGACTATAGAAAAGCCactgagtatcatgaaaaagatttgaacattgcaaaagaaatcggtgatcgggctggagaaggagcagcctatggaaatctcggtaatgcttacaagtcacagggtgactatcgaaaagctgttgagtatcatgaaaaacgtttaagaattgcaaaagaaatcggtgatcgggctggagaaggaagagcctatgggaatctcggtaatgcttactaTTCACTAAATGACTATCAAgaggccattgagtatcatgaaaaacgtttaaaaatttcaaaagaaatcggtgatcgggctggagaaagAAGAGACTacggaaatctcggtaatgcttacgagTCACTGGGCGACTATCGAAAGGcgattgagtatcatgaaaaacatttgataaTAGCAAacgaaatcggtgatcgggccggagaaggagagGGGTGTGGATATCTCGGTAATGCATATCAgacactgggtgactatcgaaaagctaTTGAGTACAATGAAAAACGTCTAAagattgcaaaagaaatcggtgatcgggccggagaagggcgagcctatggaaatctcggtaatgcttaccaggcACTGGGTGAgaatcgaaaagccattgagtatcatgaaaaagatttaaaaattgcaatggaaatcgttgatcgggctggagaaggagcagcctatggaaatctcggtaatgcctaCAATTCACTGGGTCACTctggaaaagccattgagtatcatgaaaaacatttgaaaactgcaaaagaaatcggtgatcgggccggagaaggagcagcctgtggaaatctcggtacTGCTTACCATTccctgggtgactatcgaaaagccattgagtatcatggagaagatttgaaaattgcaataaatatcggtgatcgggctggcgaaggagcagcctatggaaatcttggtaatgcttacaagtcactgggtgaccaTAGAAAAGCCACT
This window harbors:
- the LOC141859438 gene encoding uncharacterized protein LOC141859438, with translation MDDKAETEKASNNHGADFHSRGELGKTIESYEKDLEIAIEIGDRLREGNAYGNIGNAYRLLGDLRRAIEYHEKNSRLAIEIGDRAGEGEAYGNLGCAYDSMSDFHKAIEYHEKYLKIAIEIGDLDGKGRASGGLGNAYDSLGDFQKAIEYHENALKLAKEIDDKEGEGVAYGNLGNAFFSLGDFRKAIECHGKHLKIAMEIGLLGGEGTAYGNIGNAYHALADFQKAIDYHQRALETAIETADREGEGMAYGNLGNACNSLGDFQKALDYHKKHLKIARKIGHRAGEGTAYGNLGYTYRSLGNFQKAIEYHEKDLKIAVEIGDRAGEGTAYGNLGYAYRSLGDFRQAIKYHEEHLKIAKGIGDRAGEGKAYGNLGNAYQSLGDFRKAIEYHEEHLKIAKKVGDRAGEGRAYGSLGNAYQSVGDYQKAIDYHEKRLKIAREIGDRAGAGATYGNLGIVYKSLRDYRKATEYHEKDLNIAKEIGDRAGEGAAYGNLGNAYKSQGDYRKAVEYHEKRLRIAKEIGDRAGEGRAYGNLGNAYYSLNDYQEAIEYHEKRLKISKEIGDRAGERRDYGNLGNAYESLGDYRKAIEYHEKHLIIANEIGDRAGEGEGCGYLGNAYQTLGDYRKAIEYNEKRLKIAKEIGDRAGEGRAYGNLGNAYQALGENRKAIEYHEKDLKIAMEIVDRAGEGAAYGNLGNAYNSLGHSGKAIEYHEKHLKTAKEIGDRAGEGAACGNLGTAYHSLGDYRKAIEYHGEDLKIAINIGDRAGEGAAYGNLGNAYKSLGDHRKATEYHEQHLKIAKEIGDRAGEGAACGNLGTNYQSLGDYRKAIEYHEKLLKAAKEIGDQDGEGRAYGNLATAYQSLGDYRKVIEYHEKDLKIAIEIGDRPGEGASYGNLGNAYKSLSDQKKAIEYHEKHLKIAKEIGDRAGVGGAYGSLGTAYQALGDYREAIEYHEKRLKIAKEIDDRAGEGRAYGNLGIAYQSLGDYRKAIEYHKKRLKIAKEIGDQAGEGRAYGNLGNAYQSLGDYRKAIEYHEKRLKNAEEIGDRAREGAAYGNLGNTYQSLGDYRKAIEYHEKRSKIAGEIGDRAGEGRAYGNLGNAYQSLGDYRKATEYHEKHLKIAKEIGDWAGEGAAYGNLGTSFQSLGDYEKAIEYLEKRLKISNR